A DNA window from Brassica napus cultivar Da-Ae chromosome C1, Da-Ae, whole genome shotgun sequence contains the following coding sequences:
- the LOC106374692 gene encoding uncharacterized protein LOC106374692, with protein MEKNSWADQWDNSNQASGKTTDDGESSGGASGKYKEKVEAGLGKTKAVASSGLKKVKIGTSLGLNWVKDKYNKTTTKKN; from the coding sequence ATGGAGAAAAATTCTTGGGCAGATCAATGGGACAACAGCAATCAAGCTTCTGGAAAAACGACAGATGACGGTGAAAGCAGCGGTGGCGCGTCGGGAAAATACAAAGAGAAGGTGGAGGCTGGATTGGGGAAGACGAAAGCGGTGGCGAGTTCCGGGTTGAAGAAAGTCAAGATAGGAACCTCGTTGGGTCTCAATTGGGTCAAAGACAAGTATAACAAAACCACCACCAAGAAGAACTGA
- the LOC106376569 gene encoding E2F transcription factor-like E2FE: MFPPKFLESNFLKSLPDQSINQPIDSSEKKMSDLPPEKTNMELSSSSSMPGPSSSLHHSYSRKQKSLGLLCTNFLALYNRHGIETIGLDDASSKLGVERRRIYDIVNVLESVGVLTRRAKNQYTWKGFAAIPAALKELQEEGAKDTFHRFYINENVKGSDDEDDEEESSSQPLSSSQTDTSKPSLPDSSKIDNRREKSLGLLTQNFIKLFICSQATIISLDEAAKLLLGDAHNTSIMRTKVRRLYDIANVLSSMNLIEKTHTLDSRKPAFKWLGYNGEPTFTLSSDLMMQAESKKRVFGTDLSNVSVKRSKTHESATERSLKMKHHAIAESSYNRIFDAHESRHGSRGYEFGPFAPATGTYPTAPLEDSSKRAFDVENLVSDYRPSYQNQVLKDLFGHYMDAWKSWYSEVTQKNPSQHH, encoded by the exons ATGTTCCCCCCCAAATTTTTGGAATCCAATTTTCTTAAATCCCTCCcagatcaatcaatcaatcaacccATCGACTcaagtgaaaaaaaaatgtcagaTCTGCCGCCGGAAAAAACGAACATGGAGCTATCATCATCGTCTTCCATGCCGGGGCCTTCTTCCTCTCTACACCATTCCTACAGTCGGAAACAGAAATCTCTGGGCCTTCTTTGTACCAA TTTCTTAGCTCTTTACAATCGACATGGAATTGAAACGATTGGGCTTGATGACGCCTCCTCAAAATTAG GAGTTGAGAGACGGAGAATCTATGATATCGTTAATGTTCTCGAGAGTGTTGGC GTTTTAACAAGAAGAGCTAAGAATCAGTATACATGGAAAGGATTTGCCGCAATTCCAGCGGCGTTAAAGGAGCTCCAA GAAGAAGGTGCTAAAGACACTTTTCACCGGTTTTATATCAACGAGAATGTCAAA GGAtctgatgatgaggatgatgaggAAGAGTCGTCTTCTCAGCCTCTTTCTAGTAGTCAGACTGACACCTCAAAGCCATCTCTTCCCGATTCCTCCAAAATAG ATAATCGTCGAGAGAAATCTTTAGGACTTCTTACTCAGAATTTCATCAAGCTCTTTATTTGCTCTCAA GCTACAATCATCTCCCTCGACGAGGCTGCAAAGTTACTGCTTGGAGATGCCCACAATACATCTATAATGAGAA CCAAAGTGAGGCGACTTTATGACATTGCAAATGTCTTGTCATCAATGAATCTCATTGAGAAG ACTCACACCTTAGATTCTAGAAAACCAGCTTTCAAATGGTTAGGATACAATGGTGAGCCTACTTTCACTCTGAGCAGCGATTTGATGATGCAAGCCGAATCAAAGAAACGAGTTTTCGGAACTGATCTTTCAAACGTCAGCGTCAAGAGAAGCAAAACCCATGAGAGTGCTACAGAGAGGAGTCTGAAGATGAAACACCATGCTATAGCGGAGAGTTCTTATAACAGAATCTTTGACGCTCACGAATCAAGACATGGATCAAGAGGTTATGAGTTTGGTCCTTTTGCACCAGCCACTGGTACATATCCAACTGCTCCTCTGGAGGACAGCTCAAAGAGAGCTTTTGATGTGGAGAATCTGGTTTCCGATTACCGTCCCTCGTACCAAAACCAAG TTTTGAAAGACCTCTTTGGACATTACATGGACGCGTGGAAGTCATGGTACAGCGAAGTCACCCAGAAGAATCCATCACAACACCATTAG